Genomic window (Cuculus canorus isolate bCucCan1 chromosome 15, bCucCan1.pri, whole genome shotgun sequence):
AGGCGACTGGAAGGAGACTGGGAGGTCTGAGCCCATGACTTGTCTCAGACTGGGAAGTGAATCGGGAGCTTGGAGACCTGTGAGCCGCATGCCGGCGAAGGACGGGGGAGGTTGGTGAGGGCACAGCAAGGGTGACCCGCGCGTCTGGTTTCGGCAGGGCAAAGGGTGGTGACACCGCGGCAGCTCCACTGTGCCCACCTGCACGCGAGAGCGACTGGAAACGCTGGCAGGCTGGggcacccccatccctcccaggcACCCGCCGCTGGCACAGCTTGTCCCCGGTGCGACTCTGCCGCTGCTGCCCGAGTCGCGGCGAACAGCATCCCTGGCTGTGGCATGGATAGAGATGCAGCCACCTGCCCAGCATCCCTGGCCACGGCAAACTGGCGTGCAGCGGGCAGAGCGCTCTGGGGCTGGCACTGCGCTGCCGCTGGCTCAGCTCCTCCTGTGCTTGGCCACTGCACAAGCCCATGGCCAAGCCCAGGGAGCCCCAAAGCCGCGGCTTTGCCGATGCCAGCGAGGCCCTGCCGGTGCTCTGCAGAACTTGTGGACCCATGGCATGGCTGTGGGGCCGGAGCCAGAGGAGAGGGCTGGCTGTGCCCATGCCCAGCGCTGCTCGCTCTCGTCCCCACAGCCTGGGTGGAGGTGGCATTTGTTTCCTGGTTGGCATCTGCTTGCCAGCTGGAGTAcaaaggaattattttcctctgaaacgCTTCCCTGGTATGCAGGCATTGGACGTTTCGGGGGATTATTTAGACTAGCAGCAACTGTTTGTAACGGAGACAGTATAGCTGGtgatcttttatttttggcACTCATTGACTAATGTTAAACTGCAGTTGGAGGCCTATGGAAAATACGGATGGCTTCTCCCGGGCTGCAGAACAAACTCATTGTGTCCCCGCCAGCCGCACAGAGCGGCAAATGCTTTCCTAGTGAAGGGATGCTCACAATAAATAGCTCCTGAGCCCTGCCCGTGCCCTCCTGCCTGTGGAAAGCAGGGTCCCCCCCCGGGGGGTCTGGGagcccctttccttccctttgactctttccccttcccctcgcCCGGTCACTCGCCGCAGCTGGTGCTGTTCTCccaaggcagggctggggaaggaccCTTTTAACCTGCCAAGTGCCTGTGACCCACTGAGCTACGCTTTGTGTCACTCCTTTCCCATTTTTAGGGCGCTTTGCCCCATTCTCGCAGTGCTTTGTGGCGGGCGGCAGCCGTGGCCCCTGCTGGCATCGGCTCTGCCCCCCGTACACCTCTTTGCACCCAGCTTCTTGCAACAGGGCCACAAAATTGAGGTGGGACTAGAGAAGGTTTAGGAAAGAGCTTAACGCTCTTGGTTACAGCCACAACCTCAGGGCCCTCCTGGCGCTGGTGGGGGTCCGGTGGGTGCCCCGGTAACTGGTGCGGGTAAGACTGACTGAGCTGTTCTCATCGTTTAGAGCCGCGTCCCCCCAGCACGGATCATGTCGCTGGCACTGCCGAAAGCCCCTTGCCAGCTGCAGAGcccaggctggaggagaaggcagctgaACGCAACCCTGAGGAGGACCGAGATGGCAGCCTCGCCAACGCCTCCCTGCCCGGCACTGCTGGGGAGGGACAAGGCGAGGGGGAGGAAGAGCCAGCGGGTGGCCTGAGTGGGGACCCGGGGCCAGGGGACAGCCGGCCGGGGGACAGCACTGTGGAGGAGGGCCTGGAGGGGCCCGATGAGGAGCAGAGTCCAGAGGAAAACGCTATGTTGGGCCCTCCTGAGGTAGCGTATCATGAAGAGAACCACCAGCCCAGCCCAAAGGATGGCTTCCCTGCCCGGGAGGGTGAGGAGACTGGAGCCAAGGAAGGGGCCTCTGAGGAGCCAGGGCAACGTGgggaagagaaaatgcagaagacaaAACCAGCGTCTGCCACCAAGGGAGGAGAGGAATCAGTAGAACAGAGCTCAGAGGAAGATGACGAGGAGGAGGAGTCTGAAGAAGATGACGAGGAGGGGGAGTCTGAAGAAGATGACGAAGAGGGGGAGTCTGAAGAAGATGAGCATGGAGAGTCAGAGGAAGGTGAAGACAAGGGAGagtctgaggagaaggaagagtcTGAGAAGGAGGGAGAACCCAAGAAGGAGGGAGAACCCAAGAAAGAAGGAGAGCTCAAGAAGGAGGGAGAACCCAAGAAGGAGGGAGAACCCAAGAAGGAGGGAGAACCCAAGAAGGAAGAAGAACCCAAGAAGGAGGGAGAACCCAAGAAGGAAGAAGAACCCAAGGAAGAGGGAGAACCCAAGGAGGGGGGTGAGTCTAAGAAACACAAGGCCAGCCCAGCAAGGCCAGAGGACAGAGCTGAAGAGAGTGACAAGAAAGTGGCTGGTGCTTCAGGCAAAACCAGCCACAACAAATCAGCACCTGCCGGCAAGGGAGAGGCCACAGATGGCCGTACCAAGTGCCTACGCCTGCCCTGCAAGAAACCAGTAGAAGACCCATCAGCAGCAGTGGAAACCCCACCACCAAGAAAAGACCCACCAGTAGTGGTGGAAGACCCACCAGCAGCCAGGGATGGCCGTACCAAGTGCCTACGCCTGCCCTGCAAGAAACCAGTGGAAGACCCATCAGCAGCAGTGGAAACCCCACCACCAAGAAAAGACCCACCAGTTGTGGTGGAAGACCCACCAGCAGCCAGGGATGGCCATACCAAGTGCCATCGCCTGCCCTGCAAGAAACCAGTAGAAGACACACCAGCAGCAGTGGAAACCCCACCACCAAGAAAAGACCCACCAGTAGTGGTAGAAGACCCACCAGCAGCCAGGGATGGCCGTACCAAGTGCCATCGCCTGCCCTGCAAGAAACCAGTAGAAGACCCACCAGCGGCAGTGGAAACCCCACCACCAAGAAAAGACCCACCAGCAGTGGTGGAAGACCCACCAGCATCCAGGCATGGCCATACCAAGTGCCATCGCCTGCCCTGCAAGAAACCAGTAGAAGACCCACCAGTAGTCATGGAAAACCCACCACCAAGAGAAGACCCACCAGCAATAGTGGAAAACCCACCACCAAGAGAAGACCCACCAGTGGTGGTGGAAAACCCACCACCAAGAGAAGATCCAccagcagcagtagaaaaccCACTGGCAGCAAAACACCCACCAACAGTAATGGAAGACCCACCAGCAGTGGTGGAAGACCCACCAGCAGTGTTAGGAAGCCTACTGACAGCAGAAGACCCCCCAGTAGACAATCCATCGCTGGCAGAAACCAAGAGCCCAGCCAGCCACAGTGCCCGCCCTTCTACCGCCGAGCTCCAGCGCAGACAGATAGGTTGGAGTCTTTTCTTGTCAGTGTGCTGTAGCGGCGAGAGTGACCTACTATCAACCCCCGGCAGAGCTGAGCTTGGCACATTAAACTGCGCCTAGTGCATGGCCCTCTCCTAATGCTTGTGCTTCTCGTGCCTGCCCCTAGCTGCTGCACGGCTGGACCGGCTGCGGGCATCAAAGGTGCAGGCAGGAGCCCATAGACACCTGCGATGTGGGTGCTCGTCGCTGCAATACAGTTGCCTCGGTCCACTTTAAGCCCATGCTTGTTTCTCAGCTGTGGACATGGATAAGAATTTTGGCCCCCGTGCCCCTTTCAGCACCTGCAGACCTCTTAAAGGCTCTTTATCCTCCACCCTCAGAGTCCTCCAGACCACCAGCCTTCTTGCTGCATGGGCAGTCTGGTGGATCTGTTGTGCACCAGCCCTTGCCTGGCAGGGAAGGTGTGAAGAGCTAATTCAGAATAATAAGTTACCGAAGCACCAGCTCTGGCCACATTCGGTCAATGAAAGGCCAGCTAAGGAAAAGGGACACCCCCTACCATGATTTCCTAGAAACGCTTGTGGACTTTGGCCCACAGGTTGGGCAGTGACCTTCAGACCCAGCTGAGACTTTTTATGCTTTCATCTGTAACGTCCCAGTTCAAAAAGCTCCCATTTGCGCTGAAGGGGAAACCCAGTTTTGTCTCTGTGGCTTTACTTGGCAAGTCAAAAGGTCTTCCTCAGCCCAACACCTGGTAGACACTCAATACATTCCCAGGGCTTGGCAATGCCCTGCTTGACCCAGGCATCCCCAGCCCAGTCAGCCAGCTGTCCCCAGTCCTGTCCCTAAACCCTCTCAAAAGCCCAGCCTAGCTTTCAGTGTCAAAAAGCACTTGGAGCTGCTTGGGACTCTTGTTGTGCCAGCATCTCCAGGGCAAGGACACCTCCGTCTCCATGTCTTGGGGACATCAGCACATCTACCCAAGGCGGAGGCAGTTCCTTCCTGCTCCCAGGGcctggaacagagctggagtcCCTTGCTGAAGGCTCCAGCCTGATTACgggggcagaggcaggagaagcaggacGGAACGACCCCACTGGCAAAGGCAAGGCAGCTGGGATGGGTGAGGCTGGCTGGTCTCCAAGAGCCAACCCCAGCCTCACACATCCTCACGTCTGTGGCTCAAAGCACAGTTCTTAGGGGGAGTGGACAGAGAGGGAGAGCCGCAGACGAGGTTTGGCCCTcgaggagctgcagctgccggGGAGGCGTCGGGGCAGGCAGGGCCCCCACTGGGCAGCAGGTGCCGTGAGAGTTCCCGCTGCgccccagccctggagccccttccaggcACGTCCTTCGCATTCCCTGCAAGCGGCCAGCCTGCACTTCCCCCAGGGAGACGCGGCATGCTTCTCTTGCCAGCGCCAAGCAGTTGCCTACAATGCTTCTCGTGGCAGTCACAGCCCTGGCAACTTCTGCTGAGCCTCCAGGAGCctttggaaagggaaagcaaaggcaaTGGTGGTTGCCGAGATGGCTGGCAGGTCCACAGGCTTGGGGTGTGCTCCCCCATGCCCTTTCCCTGGCAGCAGCTTGTGTGATTGCCTGTGTGGATTCCCCCCTCCAGTAGTAACAgatctctttgcttttcccctGTAGAAGAGGTTGAAGATGCCAGCGAGCCCACCAAGCGTGACCGGTCCCACTTGGAGAGCACCCTCAAGCTGAATGAAGAGAAGCCTGCCGATGATTTCTCAGGTGAGGGGGGCTGGGTGGCACTAAACCACgtctgccctgtccctgcaggacAGGCTCCCCACCATCCTGCTGCCCCAAAAGCACAGGTGGGGTTGCCCTTCCCTagggtggttttgttttaaccTCACTTCTCCTAGGCCCAGCAACACCGTATGTTCAATAACAGCCCTTTTGCTGCTCTTGTGGGTTAACACACTTTAGGTATGTTAAAGGCAGCCCCAAGGGGGTACAAGAATTAGGAGGGTAGAGGGAGTGGAAAATGCAGACAGTGAATCAGCTTCAGCCAGCCACGCTGCTCCTCAGAGAAACACCAGCGCAACCTCTAATAAagggtttggatttttattcCAATGATTTATTGGGTTTTGTTATTATAAGGCTTTCTTCTGCTGGCCCTGTGGGCAGTCTGGACTGGTGAGAAAATGATAAAAGCTGTGGAACAAGCTCCTTCTTTCTTCTAGCCAGCAGGTTAGGGGCCGTGCCATGGATCCCTGGCGCTGCGGTGGAGGGCTTTTGGGATCACGGGTGTTGAGTGCACGTTAAGGCACTAACGGCTTTAACAAGAGAGGTTCCTTCCATCAGCTGCTGGCACGTGCAAGACCAGCAGCAGATGGGGACAGTGCCCAGCAGGAAACACtcgcggggcggggggggcatCAAAATGCATGACTGGGATCAGTTTGGCTCACAGTTGAAATCTTGGCCAGGACTCTTGATTCACAGCTGAGTCATCCTCAAGAATGCTCAGCAGTTTACCTAAGGGGGATCCAGCCAGGGTGCTGGGGTTTGCCTTTCACCTGTCTGCACGTTTCTGCCCCACCAGGAGTACTGCAGAGGCTGAGGAAGATCTACCACTCGTCCATCAAGCCCCTGGAGCAATCCTACAGATACAACGAGCTGAGGCAGCACGAGATCACAGGTAAAGCCATGGGCACAGGGGTCTCCACTGCCATCAGGTTAGTGGGATGCAGATAACTGCGCAGAGAGCAAATCATGCAAAGGGTTGGACAGTTTCACTTCCTTTGCAGCTTCACAAGAGGGTCATGAGCAAGCTGGGCTTAAAGGACGTGCCCTAGTGAACCCAGCGGCAGGCATTCTTGCATCTGCCTCAGCCCATCTGCTGTCAGGACCATCTGTGTAGCCTGCGCATTGACCCCTGCCTGCTTCGGGTCCTCCACCTGCTCAACATCAATGCCCTGTACCCCTGCCAAGCAGAGATCACGGCCCAACAAAATAGGCTTGGCAAAGAAGCTTAGGACCTCCTAAGGCTGGAGATGAGGTTCCTGGGGGTGGCTGGGGCTGTCATCCTTCCTGCTCATTATGGGACACGGCCATGTGGGCAGGGTATCCCTCAAGCTCGGCAGCCTTCGTTCAGCCCGGGAGTTTGAGTTTCCACCCCTTGGCAGTTCCAGACACATTGGATCAGGTGAGCAAGCCTCTGTGGCCACAGGCATTGGTTTGGGCTGAGCCCAGCAGTAAACGTGTTCCTGCAGAAGAAAGGGGAGCCCTGGCCCAGTGTTCGCAAACCACAGGAAGTTCTTGTGACCCGTATGACACAAGCAGCTTCATATTCCAAGCACAGATGGCTCAGGCCCAAATTCACCAGGGTAAGTCTCCTTTGAGCCCCTACTCAAGCCCTGTCCCGAGCCAGGGTCAGATGCTCCCTGTGCCTTGGTGGGCAGACAGGTGATGCTGGAGTTCCTGCTGCCCGTGTCCCAGGGCTGCGTGGTCACACCAACGTCCTGCCAGGGCACTCCACCCTGTCCTTTAGCCATTCCATGCCCAAGCAGCCACCTCCCTGCTGTTTCACGAGGGAGCAAACACTTCTCAGGACACTATCATAGAATAGAtagagttggaagagaccttaaagatcatccagttccaccccctgccatgggcagggacgcctcccactggatcaggctgcccaaggaccatccaacctggcctggaacacctccagggatggggcagccacagcttccctgggcaacgcgctcctgtgtctcaccactcacatggtgaagaaaatccaccttctgtccagtctaaatctgcccctctccagtttatacccattcctcctcatcctatcaccac
Coding sequences:
- the SRL gene encoding sarcalumenin isoform X1: MKGLNLLCCCVASLLLLATAEPRPPSTDHVAGTAESPLPAAEPRLEEKAAERNPEEDRDGSLANASLPGTAGEGQGEGEEEPAGGLSGDPGPGDSRPGDSTVEEGLEGPDEEQSPEENAMLGPPEVAYHEENHQPSPKDGFPAREGEETGAKEGASEEPGQRGEEKMQKTKPASATKGGEESVEQSSEEDDEEEESEEDDEEGESEEDDEEGESEEDEHGESEEGEDKGESEEKEESEKEGEPKKEGEPKKEGELKKEGEPKKEGEPKKEGEPKKEEEPKKEGEPKKEEEPKEEGEPKEGGESKKHKASPARPEDRAEESDKKVAGASGKTSHNKSAPAGKGEATDGRTKCLRLPCKKPVEDPSAAVETPPPRKDPPVVVEDPPAARDGRTKCLRLPCKKPVEDPSAAVETPPPRKDPPVVVEDPPAARDGHTKCHRLPCKKPVEDTPAAVETPPPRKDPPVVVEDPPAARDGRTKCHRLPCKKPVEDPPAAVETPPPRKDPPAVVEDPPASRHGHTKCHRLPCKKPVEDPPVVMENPPPREDPPAIVENPPPREDPPVVVENPPPREDPPAAVENPLAAKHPPTVMEDPPAVVEDPPAVLGSLLTAEDPPVDNPSLAETKSPASHSARPSTAELQRRQIEEVEDASEPTKRDRSHLESTLKLNEEKPADDFSGVLQRLRKIYHSSIKPLEQSYRYNELRQHEITAYPGRTLGSNTDGEITSKPMVLFLGPWSVGKSSMINYLLGLDDTPYQLYTGAEPTTSEFTVIMHGPKLKTIEGIVMAADSARSFSPLEKFGQNFLEKLIGIEVPHKLLERVTFVDTPGIIENRKQQERGYPFNDVCQWFIDRADLIFVVFDPTKLDVGLELEMLFRQLKGRESQIRIILNKADSLATQELMRVYGALFWSLAPLINVTEPPRVYVSSFWPHEYHPDTHKDLFLKEEISLLEDLNQVIENRMENKIAFIRQHAIRVRIHALLVDRYLQTYKDKMTFFSDGELVFRDIVEDPDKFFIFKSILAKTNVSKFDLPNREAYKDFFGINPITSFKLLSQQCSYMGGCFLDKIEKAITRELPDLLGSIGLGKKPNVLSCDSTGCGETPKNRYKKP
- the SRL gene encoding sarcalumenin isoform X2; the encoded protein is MKGLNLLCCCVASLLLLATAEPRPPSTDHVAGTAESPLPAAEPRLEEKAAERNPEEDRDGSLANASLPGTAGEGQGEGEEEPAGGLSGDPGPGDSRPGDSTVEEGLEGPDEEQSPEENAMLGPPEVAYHEENHQPSPKDGFPAREGEETGAKEGASEEPGQRGEEKMQKTKPASATKGGEESVEQSSEEDDEEEESEEDDEEGESEEDDEEGESEEDEHGESEEGEDKGESEEKEESEKEGEPKKEGEPKKEGELKKEGEPKKEGEPKKEGEPKKEEEPKKEGEPKKEEEPKEEGEPKEGGESKKHKASPARPEDRAEESDKKVAGASGKTSHNKSAPAGKGEATDGRTKCLRLPCKKPVEDPSAAVETPPPRKDPPVVVEDPPAARDGRTKCLRLPCKKPVEDPSAAVETPPPRKDPPVVVEDPPAARDGHTKCHRLPCKKPVEDTPAAVETPPPRKDPPVVVEDPPAARDGRTKCHRLPCKKPVEDPPAAVETPPPRKDPPAVVEDPPASRHGHTKCHRLPCKKPVEDPPVVMENPPPREDPPAIVENPPPREDPPVVVENPPPREDPPAAVENPLAAKHPPTVMEDPPAVVEDPPAVLGSLLTAEDPPVDNPSLAETKSPASHSARPSTAELQRRQIEEVEDASEPTKRDRSHLESTLKLNEEKPADDFSGVLQRLRKIYHSSIKPLEQSYRYNELRQHEITDGEITSKPMVLFLGPWSVGKSSMINYLLGLDDTPYQLYTGAEPTTSEFTVIMHGPKLKTIEGIVMAADSARSFSPLEKFGQNFLEKLIGIEVPHKLLERVTFVDTPGIIENRKQQERGYPFNDVCQWFIDRADLIFVVFDPTKLDVGLELEMLFRQLKGRESQIRIILNKADSLATQELMRVYGALFWSLAPLINVTEPPRVYVSSFWPHEYHPDTHKDLFLKEEISLLEDLNQVIENRMENKIAFIRQHAIRVRIHALLVDRYLQTYKDKMTFFSDGELVFRDIVEDPDKFFIFKSILAKTNVSKFDLPNREAYKDFFGINPITSFKLLSQQCSYMGGCFLDKIEKAITRELPDLLGSIGLGKKPNVLSCDSTGCGETPKNRYKKP